A genomic window from Tolypothrix sp. PCC 7910 includes:
- a CDS encoding Rpn family recombination-promoting nuclease/putative transposase yields the protein MQTDKIFYSLFQAFPSIFFAIIGDTTTNASAYEFVSLELKETAFRIDGVFIPNSETANQPLYFAEVQFQQDANFYRRFFAEIFLYLRQNPSVNFWRAVVIYPQRSLDPDDQIPYRLLLDSFQVQRIYLDELGTATENSLQVAIVQLIIEGEDTAIDRGRDLILQARNQLADETTKKQIVELIETILLYKFTRLSREELAVMLGIDEEFKKTRMYQSIKQDGLEEGRQEGRQEGRQEGRQEAKLEAVPRLLALGLTVEQVAQALALTVEQVQQAAGNQPS from the coding sequence GTGCAAACTGACAAAATCTTTTATAGCTTATTTCAAGCTTTCCCCAGCATATTTTTTGCGATTATTGGCGACACGACTACCAATGCCAGCGCTTATGAATTTGTGTCACTCGAACTGAAAGAAACTGCCTTTCGCATTGATGGGGTGTTTATCCCTAATAGTGAAACCGCAAATCAACCCTTATACTTTGCAGAAGTCCAGTTTCAGCAAGACGCAAACTTTTATAGACGCTTCTTTGCTGAAATCTTTCTTTACCTGCGTCAAAATCCATCTGTAAATTTTTGGCGTGCTGTTGTCATCTATCCCCAACGCAGTTTAGATCCAGACGATCAAATACCATATCGCTTATTGCTCGATAGTTTCCAAGTCCAACGCATTTATTTAGATGAACTAGGAACAGCAACAGAAAATTCCCTTCAAGTTGCCATAGTGCAATTAATTATTGAGGGCGAAGATACCGCAATTGACAGAGGTAGAGACCTTATTCTACAAGCCAGAAATCAACTAGCTGATGAAACAACTAAAAAGCAAATTGTAGAATTAATAGAAACTATTCTGTTGTACAAATTTACCAGACTGAGCCGAGAGGAGTTGGCAGTAATGTTAGGTATAGATGAGGAATTCAAAAAAACTAGGATGTATCAATCAATCAAGCAAGATGGCTTGGAAGAAGGCAGACAAGAAGGTAGACAAGAAGGCAGACAAGAAGGTAGGCAGGAAGCGAAGTTAGAAGCTGTACCCAGGTTACTAGCTTTGGGGTTGACTGTAGAACAAGTAGCCCAAGCTTTAGCTTTGACGGTGGAACAAGTGCAACAAGCCGCAGGGAATCAGCCTAGTTGA